One Rosa chinensis cultivar Old Blush chromosome 5, RchiOBHm-V2, whole genome shotgun sequence genomic region harbors:
- the LOC112166745 gene encoding probable serine/threonine-protein kinase PBL16 gives MGNCWCSRWGEPSVHRVSSNAKSESPKVQSPSVNPREDDSKLPSNPEEVEILRRDSAANPLIAFTFNELKIITANFRQDRLLGGGGFGSVYKGFITEDLREGLSSLPVAVKVHDGDNSYQGHREWLAEVIFLGQLSHPNLVKLIGYCCEDKQRVLIYEYMARGSVENNLFSRVLLPLPWSVRMKIAFGAAKGLAFLHDAEKPVIYRDFKTSNILLDLDYNAKLSDFGLAKDGPVGDKSHVSTRIMGTYGYAAPEYILTGHLTPRSDVYSFGVVLLELLTGRKSLEKSRPAREQNLTDWALPMLKEKKKLLNIIDPRLEGEYPIKGVHKAAMLVYHCLNRNPKARPLMRDIVDTLEPLQVSDEVSAEKTVTEIIQFPDGEIRRKEELL, from the exons AATCCCCAAAAGTCCAGAGCCCCTCAGTGAACCCTAGGGAGGATGATAGTAAGCTGCCATCCAATCCTGAAGAAGTTGAGATCCTACGTCGTGATTCAGCTGCAAATCCATTGATCGCATTCACATTCAATGAACTAAAGATAATCACTGCAAATTTTAGGCAAGATCGTTTGTTGGGTGGTGGAGGATTTGGAAGTGTTTATAAAGGTTTCATTACGGAGGATTTAAGAGAGGGACTCTCTTCCCTTCCAGTAGCCGTCAAGGTTCATGACGGCGATAACAGTTATCAAGGTCACAGAGAATGGCTG GCAGAAGTCATATTTTTGGGGCAGCTTTCTCATCCAAATTTGGTAAAACTCATTGGATATTGCTGTGAGGACAAGCAACGGGTGCTGATATATGAGTATATGGCTCGGGGTAGTGTGGAAAACAATTTATTTTCAA GAGTGCTGCTTCCTTTGCCTTGGTCCGTAAGGATGAAGATTGCTTTTGGTGCAGCTAAAGGGCTTGCCTTTCTCCATGATGCAGAGAAACCTGTTATCTATCGTGATTTCAAAACATCTAATATTCTGTTGGATCTG GACTACAATGCAAAGCTTTCTGACTTTGGCCTTGCGAAAGATGGACCAGTTGGGGACAAATCTCATGTTTCCACACGCATAATGGGGACGTATGGATATGCTGCACCTGAGTATATCTTGACCG GCCATCTTACTCCTAGAAGtgatgtttatagctttggTGTTGTTCTTCTTGAACTTCTGACTGGAAGAAAATCTTTAGAAAAGTCACGGCCAGCCCGAGAACAAAACCTTACTGATTGGGCTCTCCCCATgctcaaagagaagaagaaattgctCAACATCATTGATCCAAGACTAGAAGGAGAATATCCTATTAAAGGAGTGCACAAGGCTGCCATGCTGGTCTACCATTGCTTGAACAGGAACCCAAAGGCAAGGCCTCTGATGCGCGATATTGTAGATACTTTGGAGCCTCTGCAGGTCAGTGATGAAGTTTCTGCTGAAAAAACTGTAACAGAGATTATTCAGTTCCCTGATGGTGAAattagaagaaaagaagagttgCTGTAA